A DNA window from Ipomoea triloba cultivar NCNSP0323 chromosome 10, ASM357664v1 contains the following coding sequences:
- the LOC116033538 gene encoding adenylate-forming reductase 03009-like has translation MENHEGKLGRFSSCRGVAFEIKPHADPFAIPTAAMDSGRSSKRSWFPWGSLSKRIVPNYGDLMQRSTSHASSHFCDLELEDDDDDDAATLPDIEEGREYEKADPVPLPLALPPAKSKREKPKPPPSSRLSVILLDQGLFTVYKRLFVVSLAVNITLLIFAATGNFGYARQRPALFSIGNILALTLCRSEAVLRVVFWLAVNCLGWSWVPLRLKTMTTSLLQSLGGIHSSCGISAVAWLIYALVLTLKDRENTSPEIIAVASAILSLLVLSCMAAFPLVRHLHHNIFERTHRFTGWSALGLLWAFIILTISYDPTTESYSNDIGSRLVKQQEFWLTLAITILIILPWITVRRVPVRISSPSGHASIIKFAGGIKAGILGRISPSPFSEWHAFGIISNGKDEHMMLAGAVGDFTKSLVANPPSHLWVRQVHFAGLPYLTNMYNRILLVATGSGICVFLSFLLQPCSAEVCLLWVTKGVEQNFGEEIKRMLSGHPKEKVIIHDTAVLGRPNVSQMSVDTAKRWGAEVVIVTSNPEGSRDVVDACKASGIAAFGPIWDS, from the coding sequence ATGGAAAACCATGAGGGAAAACTTGGGAGGTTTTCTAGCTGCAGAGGTGTAGCTTTCGAGATTAAACCTCATGCAGACCCCTTTGCCATCCCTACGGCCGCCATGGACAGCGGCCGGAGCAGCAAACGCTCTTGGTTTCCATGGGGAAGCCTTTCCAAGAGAATAGTCCCTAATTATGGAGATCTGATGCAGAGATCCACGAGCCACGCTAGCAGCCATTTCTGCGACCTTGAGCTTGAAGACGACGACGACGATGACGCCGCCACTTTGCCCGACATTGAAGAAGGCCGTGAGTACGAGAAAGCGGACCCCGTTCCCCTCCCGCTTGCACTCCCTCCGGCGAAAAGTAAACGAGAAAAGCCAAAACCGCCGCCGTCGTCGAGATTATCGGTGATACTTCTTGATCAAGGCTTGTTCACTGTTTATAAACGTCTCTTTGTAGTCTCCTTGGCGGTGAACATCACGCTCTTGATTTTCGCCGCCACCGGAAACTTCGGGTACGCGCGGCAAAGACCCGCGTTGTTCTCAATCGGGAACATCCTAGCATTAACGTTGTGCAGAAGCGAAGCGGTCCTACGTGTCGTTTTCTGGCTCGCTGTGAACTGCTTGGGATGGTCGTGGGTCCCTCTCCGCCTCAAAACGATGACCACCTCACTCCTACAATCCCTCGGCGGAATTCACAGCAGTTGCGGCATTTCCGCCGTGGCCTGGCTTATTTACGCGTTAGTCCTTACGCTGAAAGACAGAGAAAACACTTCCCCGGAAATTATCGCCGTCGCCTCCGCCATTCTCTCCTTACTCGTCCTGTCTTGCATGGCGGCGTTCCCCCTAGTCCGCCACCTCCACCACAATATTTTCGAGAGGACCCACCGCTTCACCGGATGGTCGGCGTTAGGTCTTCTCTGGGCTTTCATCATCTTAACAATCTCGTATGATCCTACGACAGAATCATACAGTAACGATATCGGTTCCAGGCTGGTCAAACAACAAGAATTCTGGCTCACACTGGCCATAACAATCTTAATTATCCTTCCATGGATAACAGTGAGACGCGTCCCCGTTAGGATATCCTCCCCTTCCGGTCATGCATCGATCATAAAGTTCGCCGGAGGGATCAAAGCGGGAATTCTAGGAAGAATCAGCCCGTCGCCGTTCTCCGAATGGCACGCATTCGGCATAATTTCCAACGGGAAAGACGAGCACATGATGTTAGCCGGCGCCGTCGGGGATTTCACGAAATCCCTAGTCGCAAACCCTCCATCCCACCTTTGGGTCCGGCAGGTGCACTTCGCCGGACTTCCTTACCTAACAAACATGTACAACAGAATTCTGTTAGTGGCGACCGGTTCCGGAATTTGCGTGTTCTTGTCGTTCCTATTACAGCCCTGCTCCGCCGAGGTCTGCTTGCTCTGGGTGACTAAGGGAGTCGAGCAGAATTTCGGGGAAGAGATCAAAAGAATGCTGAGTGGGCACCCAAAGGAGAAGGTGATCATTCACGACACCGCGGTGCTGGGGCGGCCGAATGTGTCTCAGATGAGCGTCGATACGGCCAAAAGATGGGGAGCGGAGGTGGTGATAGTCACCAGCAACCCCGAAGGGAGTAGGGATGTGGTGGATGCCTGTAAGGCCTCGGGCATTGCTGCATTTGGTCCTATTTGGGATTCTTAA
- the LOC116031732 gene encoding adenylate-forming reductase 06235-like: MENHEGSLSKRIVPNSGDLMQRSMSHASSHFCDLELELEDDDYDDDATLPDIEEGRDEYEKPDPVPLPFPLPPAKSKREKPKPPPSSRLSVILLDQGLFTVYKRLFVVSLAVNITLLILAATGNIGYARKRPALFSIGNILALTLSRSEAVLRVVFWLAVNCLGWSWVPLRLKTMTTSLLQSLGGIHSSCGISAVAWLIYALVLTLKHRENTSPEIIGVASAILSLLVLSCLLWAFVILTFSYDPTTDSYSKEIGSRLIKNQEFWLTVVITILIILPWITVRRVPVRISSPSGHASIIKFAGGIKAGILGRISPSPFSEWHAFGIISDGKDEHMMLAGAVGDFTKSLVANPPSHLWVRQVHFAGLPYLTNMYNRILLVATGSGICVFLSFLLQPCSAEVCLLGHPKEKVIIHDTAVLGRPNVSQMSVDAAKRWGAEVVIVTSNPEGSRDVVDACKASGIAAFGPIWDS; encoded by the exons ATGGAAAACCATGAGGGAAGCCTTTCCAAGAGAATAGTCCCTAATTCTGGAGATCTGATGCAGAGATCCATGAGCCACGCTAGCAGCCATTTCTGCGACCTTGAGCTTGAGCTTGAAGACGACGACTACGACGATGACGCCACTTTACCCGACATTGAAGAAGGCCGTGATGAGTACGAGAAACCGGACCCTGTTCCCCTCCCGTTCCCACTTCCTCCGGCGAAAAGTAAACGAGAAAAGCCAAAACCGCCGCCGTCGTCGAGATTATCGGTGATACTTCTTGATCAAGGCTTGTTCACTGTTTATAAAAGGCTGTTTGTAGTGTCCTTGGCCGTGAACATCACGCTCTTGATTCTCGCCGCCACCGGAAACATCGGATACGCGCGGAAAAGACCCGCCTTGTTCTCAATCGGGAACATTCTAGCATTAACGTTGAGCAGAAGCGAAGCGGTCCTACGTGTCGTTTTCTGGCTCGCCGTGAACTGCTTGGGCTGGTCGTGGGTCCCTCTCCGCCTCAAAACAATGACCACCTCACTCTTACAATCCCTCGGCGGAATTCACAGCAGTTGCGGAATTTCCGCCGTGGCCTGGCTTATTTACGCTTTAGTCCTTACGCTCAAACACAGAGAAAACACTTCCCCGGAAATTATCGGCGTCGCCTCCGCCATTCTCTCGTTACTCGTCTTGTCTT GTCTTCTCTGGGCTTTTGTCATCTTAACATTCTCGTATGATCCTACGACAGATTCATACAGTAAAGAGATCGGTTCCAGGCTGATTAAAAATCAAGAATTTTGGCTCACAGTGGTTATAACAATCTTAATTATCCTTCCATGGATAACAGTGAGACGCGTCCCCGTTAGGATATCCTCTCCTTCCGGCCACGCATCGATCATAAAATTCGCCGGAGGGATCAAAGCCGGAATCCTCGGGAGAATCAGCCCGTCGCCGTTCTCCGAATGGCACGCATTCGGCATAATCTCCGACGGGAAAGACGAGCACATGATGTTGGCCGGGGCCGTCGGGGACTTCACGAAATCCCTAGTCGCAAACCCTCCATCCCACCTTTGGGTCCGGCAGGTGCACTTCGCCGGACTTCCTTACCTAACAAACATGTACAACAGAATTCTGTTAGTGGCGACCGGTTCCGGAATTTGCGTATTCTTGTCGTTCCTACTACAGCCCTGCTCCGCCGAGGTCTGCTTGCT CGGGCACCCAAAGGAGAAGGTGATCATTCACGACACGGCGGTGCTTGGGCGGCCGAATGTGTCTCAGATGAGCGTCGACGCGGCCAAAAGATGGGGAGCGGAGGTGGTGATAGTCACCAGCAACCCCGAAGGGAGTAGAGATGTGGTGGATGCATGTAAGGCTTCCGGCATTGCTGCATTTGGTCCTATTTGGGATTCTTAA
- the LOC116033469 gene encoding GDSL esterase/lipase At1g28590-like: MASSSSFSRNGFVLIYVVLSLFASCGYVVGQFRAMISFGDSLADTGNLVRISQSNKRVVSGELPYGETYFHHPTGRFSDGRLVVDFIAQSMGFPLLPPSAARRSANANAAGDFTKGVNFAVAGATAVDISYLEARGVSNPSTNVSLGTQLEWFKQMLPSVCNTPSSCKEYLQESLILMGEIGGNDYNHPFLQGHSKEEVLTYVPDVVNSISLAINELIELGAQTLIVPGNLPIGCSAAYLTVLASDNKNDYDATTGCLNWLNEFSQYHNQLLQEELDRLRQLYPDVTLIYADYYNAAMRIYRAPSKFGFASATSACCGGEGPYHYHSSVDCGGPGSTTCDDPSTYVSWDGVHLTEAAYKLIATGLLQGPFTIPHMSELSSFTGFTMGKSDH, from the exons atggcttcttcttcttctttttctcgtAATGGTTTTGTGTTAATTTATGTTGTTCTGAGCTTATTCGCTTCGTGTGGGTACGTTGTTGGCCAGTTCCGGGCCATGATTAGTTTCGGCGACTCTCTGGCCGACACCGGAAACTTGGTCCGTATTTCTCAGTCCAATAAGCGCGTCGTCTCCGGCGAGCTTCCGTACGGAGAGACCTATTTCCACCACCCCACCGGCCGCTTTTCCGACGGCCGTCTCGTGGTTGATTTCATTG CCCAGAGCATGGGATTCCCCCTCCTGCCACCGTCTGCGGCGAGGAGAAGCGCCAACGCCAACGCCGCCGGAGATTTTACCAAAGGTGTGAACTTCGCGGTGGCCGGAGCCACGGCGGTTGATATCTCGTATTTGGAGGCGAGAGGGGTGAGTAACCCTAGCACCAATGTTTCCCTGGGAACTCAGCTGGAATGGTTCAAGCAAATGCTTCCATCTGTATGCAACACTCCATCAA GTTGCAAAGAATATCTTCAAGAATCGCTTATTCTGATGGGAGAAATTGGAGGAAATGACTATAATCACCCCTTCTTGCAAGGTCATTCCAAGGAAGAAGTCTTAACATATGTGCCTGATGTTGTCAACTCCATCAGCTTAGCTATTAAT GAATTAATCGAACTCGGGGCTCAAACACTAATCGTTCCAGGAAACCTACCGATTGGATGCTCAGCTGCCTACCTTACAGTTTTAGCCAGTGATAATAAAAACGATTATGATGCCACGACTGGTTGTCTCAATTGGCTAAACGAATTCTCCCAGTACCACAACCAACTCCTCCAGGAGGAACTCGACCGCCTCCGCCAACTTTACCCCGACGTTACCCTTATTTACGCTGATTATTACAACGCTGCCATGCGAATCTACCGTGCCCCTAGCAAATTCG GATTTGCAAGTGCGACAAGTGCATGTTGTGGAGGGGAGGGTCCATACCACTATCACTCTTCCGTCGACTGCGGCGGTCCCGGATCGACGACGTGCGACGATCCGTCAACGTACGTTAGTTGGGACGGAGTGCACTTAACGGAAGCGGCATATAAATTGATAGCCACAGGATTGTTGCAGGGCCCATTCACCATTCCCCACATGAGTGAACTCTCTTCATTTACTGGCTTCACCATGGGCAAATCCGACCATTAA